The Pyrenophora tritici-repentis strain M4 chromosome 3, whole genome shotgun sequence genome has a window encoding:
- a CDS encoding D-arabinono-1,4-lactone oxidase: protein MAHSPSSGVMMPPRFSMELDRTDPDVPFRASQSHVHHTWARTFHSRPELYIRPQSLQEIQKVVNLARRMRRRLVTVGCGHSPSDLTCTSAWMINLDDYKQVLKVDRENKTMTVQAGIRMHNLNLQAKDHGLTMPNLGSIDVQSLAGAISTATHGSSYNHGLLSDRVQSLRIVLANGQAVRCSPQQSPDLFRAALVSLGALGIIVEIEFQMVEANNVEWVQTIRPMEDVLAEWENGLWTTSEFTRVWWLPYMKRAVVWRADKTKKKDRKAQYSWYGGSIGFHTYHILLWISQYVPRFLPWVEWFVFGMQYGFKDGAIVSAVGEQRTELLMNCLYSQFVNEWSIPLENGPEALTRLTNWLHGDEQSSGIPFSTKGLYVHSPIEVRVANTVGREPRPFLDTSFPDRPALYLNATLYRPYGQDPPCRERYYQAFEHLMKEYKGRPHWAKNFQSVDHAYLSTAYGSDLDEYNRIRSEVDPEGMFLGAWHRRTILPPKSEMPLLPLEEKEILRRDRRSGGQDWIGEQARWFDGGVDVFEKADSESGESFDLMAGAEAENSVLLEGLSDELVVTEESY from the coding sequence ATGGCGCATTCGCCTTCATCCGGCGTCATGATGCCGCCACGCTTCTCCATGGAGCTCGATCGCACAGATCCCGATGTGCCGTTCCGAGCCTCGCAGTCACATGTCCACCACACATGGGCCCGCACCTTCCACTCCCGCCCAGAGCTCTATATTCGACCCCAGAGCTTACAGGAGATCCAGAAGGTGGTGAATCTTGCGAGGCGCATGCGAAGACGCCTAGTCACTGTGGGATGTGGCCATTCACCTTCAGATCTGACGTGCACGTCGGCATGGATGATCAACCTCGACGATTACAAGCAGGTGCTTAAGGTGGACAGGGAAAACAAGACAATGACGGTGCAGGCCGGAATACGGATGCATAACCTCAACCTCCAGGCCAAGGATCATGGTTTGACGATGCCAAACCTTGGCTCCATCGACGTCCAGTCGCTGGCCGGCGCAATCTCGACAGCCACGCATGGCAGCTCGTACAACCACGGCCTGCTCTCTGATCGCGTGCAAAGCCTGCGGATAGTACTGGCCAATGGGCAGGCAGTACGATGCTCTCCTCAACAGTCGCCAGATCTCTTTCGCGCCGCCCTGGTATCTTTAGGCGCACTGGGGATCATTGTCGAGATCGAGTTCCAGATGGTGGAGGCTAACAATGTCGAATGGGTTCAGACAATACGGCCGATGGAGGATGTCCTGGCAGAGTGGGAGAACGGGCTCTGGACAACAAGTGAATTTACGCGAGTCTGGTGGCTCCCGTACATGAAACGTGCAGTTGTTTGGCGGGCAGACAAGACCAAGAAGAAGGACCGCAAGGCGCAGTACAGCTGGTACGGCGGTAGCATCGGCTTCCATACCTACCATATTCTTCTCTGGATCTCTCAATATGTACCGCGCTTCCTCCCTTGGGTCGAATGGTTTGTCTTCGGCATGCAATACGGCTTCAAAGATGGCGCTATCGTCTCCGCTGTTGGTGAACAACGCACTGAACTCCTTATGAACTGTCTCTACTCACAGTTCGTTAACGAATGGAGCATTCCTCTCGAGAATGGCCCCGAAGCTCTGACCCGTCTGACAAACTGGCTCCATGGTGACGAGCAATCCTCTGGTATCCCGTTCAGCACCAAGGGTCTCTATGTCCACTCGCCCATTGAAGTCCGCGTCGCAAACACCGTCGGTCGAGAACCTCGTCCTTTCCTTGACACTTCGTTCCCCGATCGGCCCGCTTTGTATTTAAACGCCACACTTTACCGTCCTTATGGCCAGGACCCTCCTTGCCGCGAACGCTACTACCAAGCCTTTGAGCACCTTATGAAGGAATACAAGGGCCGACCCCACTGGGCTAAGAACTTTCAATCTGTCGATCACGCCTACCTCTCCACGGCCTACGGCAGCGATCTGGACGAGTACAACCGCATCCGCAGCGAAGTCGACCCGGAAGGCATGTTCCTCGGCGCCTGGCACCGCCGCACCATTCTACCCCCCAAGTCAGAAATGCCTCTCCTCCCTCTCGAAGAAAAGGAAATTCTGCGCCGTGATCGTCGCTCCGGTGGTCAAGACTGGATCGGCGAGCAGGCGCGCTGGTTCGATGGCGGTGTCGACGTATTCGAGAAGGCTGATAGCGAGTCAGGAGAGAGTTTCGATCTCATGGCTGGAGCAGAGGCGGAGAACAGCGTATTGTTAGAGGGTTTGAGCGATGAGCTGGTAGTCACGGAGGAGAGCTACTAG
- a CDS encoding DDRGK domain containing protein, with amino-acid sequence MASGKQRRKRALEKSKKHQALEEERKKQRALEEYKKKQALEKCNKLRDGSRDRRKRIIAAMIGESRVFQGRIRKCGERESDASYLEDIQRTYNDGKAQVYWTDGSVQDGTLGAGVVWEGEDGSGWHERKVRLRRDTGSPVDAELYAIKTTLEHAAEGNVRVRHVWILPDCFEVLRGRMALPGQQDMV; translated from the coding sequence ATGGCCTCAGGTAAACAGCGACGGAAGCGAGCGTTAGAAAAGAGCAAGAAACACCAAGCGTTGGAAGAAGAGCGCAAGAAACAACGAGCTTTGGAAGAGTACAAGAAAAAACAAGCGTTGGAAAAGTGCAACAAACTCCGAGACGGAAGTCGCGACCGGCGCAAACGGATCATCGCCGCGATGATCGGTGAGTCCCGTGTCTTTCAGGGCAGAATCAGGAAGTGTGGAGAGCGAGAGAGTGACGCCAGCTACCTCGAGGACATCCAACGGACCTACAATGACGGCAAAGCCCAGGTATACTGGACGGACGGTAGTGTCCAGGACGGTACCCTAGGCGCCGGAGTAGTCTGGGAAGGAGAGGATGGGAGCGGCTGGCATGAAAGGAAGGTTCGGCTTCGACGAGACACGGGCTCACCAGTGGACGCAGAGCTATACGCCATCAAGACGACGCTCGAGCACGCGGCAGAGGGGAATGTCCGGGTCCGCCATGTTTGGATACTCCCCGACTGTTTTGAAGTGCTGCGAGGACGAATGGCTCTACCGGGCCAACAAGATATGGTATGA
- a CDS encoding DUF4045 multi-domain protein, whose protein sequence is MPHATSLPAPGFQALILCGPGASFSTFTSTPKEIPKALLPIANRPMVWYPLEWCYRMGVTDITIVTPSESLDVIEAAMSQNPHLTTLPSPKPDILAPKGLSHQTSTGELFRLPEIQSAIKGDFIVLPCDLVCELDGTALADAWMVEQGGFAGASGGLDHNGGKIPFSAGGEKLGRRGGLGVWYQTKGEGSRKKEETDFIATTPLPTPTVPVPTDSLRRNISKLVYSVPTDTLNDITEENKTFPLRHSLIRKHARIKMLTTHRDAHIYIFPYWVLEMIKKNEKFDSISEEVLGWWAKAGWQEGLGEKLGLRQILQGEDEESDHGSQVIEEEIDVSKFSTTFSGGDKADDTTAPTPLASRVTKSSSIPESAKSLTTDSKLVVPPILAYVQPSSPSEPLIRRVDDSHLLLTVSLRLAKLPSIEEAGRGAASPFAHAHKIAHKDSIPRKCRVEAENSLLADNVIVEEKTNIKESVIGPNCKISEGARLLRCLLMDGVEIGPNVQLTDCILGRRCKMEGGDAKDGDKTVLKDCEVQDGQVVEWGTEAKNEKFMRFDVGDDGGSEGFGGDDVDGEEGEGLGL, encoded by the exons ATGCCTCATGCGACGAGTCTCCCAGCACCGGGCTTCCAGGCCTTGATCCTGTGCGGTCCCGGCGCATCATTCAGTACCTTCACCTCGACGCCCAAGGAGATACCAAAGGCGCTGCTACCTATTGCGAACAGGCCTATGGTCTGGTATCCGCTGGAATGGTGTTACCGCATGGGAGTCACAG ATATCACAATCGTGACCCCCTCTGAGTCATTAGATGTCATCGAGGCTGCCATGTCGCAAAACCCACATCTCACAACACTTCCCTCGCCCAAGCCCGACATACTGGCGCCAAAAGGCCTCTCACATCAGACCAGTACCGGCGAGCTGTTCCGGCTACCGGAGATACAAAGCGCCATCAAGGGCGACTTCATCGTTCTTCCCTGCGATCTTGTATGCGAACTAGACGGCACAGCACTGGCCGATGCGTGGATGGTTGAACAGGGTGGATTTGCAGGAGCGAGCGGTGGTCTTGATCACAATGGCGGAAAGATCCCATTCAGCGCTGGGGGAGAGAAGCTGGGTAGGAGAGGAGGGTTGGGAGTCTGGTACCAGACCAAGGGCGAGGGCAGCAGGAAGAAGGAAGAGACGGACTTCATTGCGACAACACCGTTACCGACACCGACCGTCCCAGTACCCACAGACTCTTTGCGCCGCAACATCTCCAAGCTAGTGTACTCTGTGCCCACGGACACACTCAACGACATTACAGAAGAGAACAAGACTTTCCCACTACGGCATTCGCTCATTCGAAAGCATGCGCGGATAAAGATGCTCACTACACACCGCGACGCGCACATCTACATCTTTCCGTACTGGGTCCTCGAGATGATTAAGAAGAACGAAAAGTTTGACAGCATCAGCGAGGAGGTCCTAGGTTGGTGGGCAAAAGCAGGTTGGCAGGAGGGACTGGGCGAGAAGCTAGGTCTGCGGCAGATACTCCAAGGAGAAGACGAGGAGTCAGACCACGGCTCGCAAGTCATCGAAGAAGAAATCGACGTTTCCAAATTCAGCACAACCTTCTCGGGCGGCGACAAGGCAGACGATACAACCGCGCCCACCCCCCTCGCCTCCAGAGTCACAAAGTCGTCCAGCATACCTGAATCCGCAAAATCCCTTACCACAGATTCCAAACTTGTCGTACCCCCTATCCTAGCCTATGTCCAGCCATCCAGCCCCAGCGAGCCCCTCATCCGCCGAGTCGACGACTCCCACCTCCTCCTCACCGTTTCCCTTCGCCTCGCCAAACTCCCCTCCATCGAAGAAGCCGGCCGCGGCGCCGCCTCCCCCTTCGCCCATGCCCACAAAATCGCGCATAAAGACTCCATTCCCCGCAAATGCCGCGTCGAGGCTGAAAACTCGCTCCTAGCCGACAACGTCATCGTCGAAGAAAAGACCAACATTAAAGAATCCGTCATCGGCCCCAACTGCAAGATCAGCGAGGGTGCACGCCTGCTCAGGTGTCTGCTCATGGACGGCGTCGAGATTGGCCCGAACGTTCAACTGACCGATTGTATCCTGGGCAGACGGTGTAAGATGGAGGGCGGTGATGCCAAGGATGGTGATAAGACAGTGCTCAAGGACTGTGAGGTTCAGGATGGGCAGGTCGTGGAGTGGGGCACGGAAGCGAAGAATGAGAAGTTTATGCGTTTTGATGTTGGTGATGATGGGGGGAGTGAAGGGTTTGGTGGAGATGATGTGGATGGGGAAGAAGGTGAGGGGTTGGGACTGTGA
- a CDS encoding Tymo-45kd-70kd domain containing protein: MSSFNYDRYDRRQSSSRNNRSALGFYVPLILTVTVATAGLAAWVWSSREDSRDYNSDDDLSYGEDSAQERRQGRSAVGRDVSGFSAAEAGGEGWGDSTLLGRAHGVIRRTPSPQQLFDTVSKKTAAGWAAAGAAAGAALASIREEDRDEAFGDHSRWSEEATLRRNVEAQGRDSGVAVDTHTRSFAETVRKAEGRGDKDWGKRRTVVLVVSAESLSDMDHDNEGSYREENATILSHLPNTDFSKTKLFVLIYSPTMRSRPQSRANSRVNSRANSSSLGDSYSAISTPGDELRSMDPVVFTPAPSTRGSDNSLWNSLHSQAVRLVEDPTMVMPFSTQTGFVHMVRHLGPDLVYVVDALSGVNGQNVEDIRKWVGQTVVIVGGDGTGLGGLVDTDDESPMRKGKESEHIVRWWQITDMVGLGKGVEVVDASRLTDDYERRVGGRE; encoded by the exons ATGTCATCTTTCAACTACGACCGTTACGACCGCCGCCAGTCCTCGTCGCGCAACAACCGCTCTGCCCTCGGCTTCTATGTTCCTCTCATCCTTACTGTTACCGTTGCGACTGCTGGTCTAGCTGCTTGGGTATGGAGTTCGCGTGAGGATAGCCGGGATTATAATTCCGACGACGATTTGTCTTATGGCGAGGACTCTGCGCAGGAAAGAAGGCAGGGCAGGTCCGCCGTAGGCCGCGATGTCTCGGGCTTCTCGGCTGCAGAGGCAGGCGGTGAAGGATGGGGTGATAGTACCCTACTTGGCCGCGCACATGGCGTCATCCGGCGTACACCGTCGCCTCAGCAGCTGTTCGACACTGTAAGCAAGAAGACGGCGGCGGGCTGGGCGGCGGCAGGTGCAGCTGCTGGGGCCGCCTTGGCCTCGATCCGCGAGGAAGACAGGGACGAGGCTTTTGGCGACCATTCGCGATGGAGCGAAGAGGCTACGCTGAGGAGGAACGTGGAGGCGCAGGGCAGAGACAGCGGTGTGGCAGTCGATACGCACACGAGGAGCTTTGCCGAGACTGTGCGAAAGGCCGAGGGCAGGGGAGACAAGGACTgggggaagaggaggacaGTTGTGCTGGTTGTCAGTGCAGAGAGCTTGTCAGATATGGACCATGACAATGAAGGCTCATACCGTGAAGAGAATGCC ACCATCCTCTCCCACCTCCCCAACACTGATTTTTCGAAAACCAAGCTCTTCGTCCTCATCTACTCGCCCACAATGCGCTCGCGCCCCCAATCTCGTGCAAACTCCCGCGTAAACTCTCGTGCAAACTCGTCGTCGCTCGGCGACTCGTACTCAGCTATCAGCACGCCTGGCGATGAGCTCCGCTCCATGGATCCCGTCGTCTTCACCCCCGCGCCCAGCACCCGCGGCTCAGATAACTCGCTCTGGAACTCGCTGCACTCTCAGGCTGTGCGCTTGGTCGAAGACCCAACTATGGTCATGCCTTTTAGCACACAGACTGGCTTTGTGCACATGGTGCGACACCTCGGCCCGGATCTCGTGTATGTTGTCGATGCTCTGAGCGGTGTCAACGGACAGAATGTCGAGGACATTAGGAAATGGGTGGGCCAGACGGTGGTCATCGTAGGAGGCGACGGCACGGGTCTCGGTGGCCTTGTTGATACCGACGATGAGAGTCCGATGcgcaagggcaaggagaGCGAGCATATCGTCAGGTGGTGGCAGATCACCGACATGGTTGGTCTTGGCAAGGGCGTTGAAGTCGTGGATGCCTCCCGCCTTACAGACGACTATGAGCGGAGGGTCGGTGGGCGCGAGTAG
- a CDS encoding poly polymerase 2 ADP-ribosyltransferase 2: MPRKAVPKAAPAAPPLSGYNIATSGRFSGTSQTAVQSRLTALGASTALSVTSDTTHLIATEKDYESNSTKVNAAATHGVPVVTLGWLDACQSSGSKVDESQYLLSSAAPAAAQPSQQSQQQAKGKKRAASSPSPTPVQDKKPKIKENAKVGDGQNAKSKQIAIQVDEYCPRASWRVYVAHDGTIYDASLNQTNSSANNNKFYKIQLLTDGNMYTTWTRWGRVGERGQNAELGDGTLDDAINNFEKKFKDKSGLKWADRGEQPKAKKYAYVERSYNPDSEDDADDDDGDAAAGAEEEGKSALKPAKCTLDQPTQDLMKLIFNQTYFDATMTALNYDANKLPLGKLSKGTIARGFQALKDLSELIDQPGASEAEIQHLSNVYLSVIPHNFGRNRPPVIQTNDALKKEIELLESLSDMKETAAMLKSQLKDDSGVHQLDKQFQGLGMNEMTPLDHKSREFVEIDDYLNKSKGDTHSVNYAVQDIFRIERKGEFERFDKSKFSKIASNRRLLWHGSRVTNFGGILGQGLRIAPPEAPVSGYMFGKGIYLADMSSKSANYCASYNSGNTALLLLCEAELGNPMHQLTDASYSAGEDAHKNGMYSTWGMGMTGPRKWKDAGCLNPTLAGCMMPDVSMPPGPTMIPNAYLMYNEYIAYDVAQVKLRYLLRVQM; encoded by the exons ATGCCTCGGAAAGCTGTACCAAAAGCTGCACCAGCTGCCCCGCCGCTGAGTGGCTATAATATCGCGACGTCGGGGCGCTTCTCAGGAACCTCGCAAACCGCTGTGCAGTCGCGTCTCACTGCACTCGGCGCCTCAACTGCATTAAGCGTCACGTCTGACACTACCCATCTGATTGCTACAGAGAAGGATTATGAAAGCAATTCAACCAAGGTCAATGCAGCAGCCACTCATGGTGTCCCAGTTGTGACCCTGGGGTGGCTCGACGCTTGCCAGTCTTCAG GTTCAAAGGTGGATGAGTCGCAGTATTTGCTCTCGTCAGCTGCTCCAGCGGCTGCTCAGCCGTCTCAGCAATCTCAGCAGCAGGCGAAAGGCAAGAAGCGAGCAGCGTCCTCACCTTCACCAACACCTGTTCAGGACAAGAAGCCCAAGATCAAGGAAAATGCCAAGGTTGGTGACGGTCAGAATGCGAAGTCGAAACAGATTGCGATCCAAGTAGACGAATACTGCCCACGGGCTAGCTGGAGGGTATACGTTGCCCACGATGGTACCATCTATGATGCCTCCCTCAATCAGACAAACTCGTCGGCGAACAACAACAAATTCTACAAGATCCAG CTGCTAACCGATGGCAATATGTACACCACTTGGACGCGTTGGGGCCGCGTCGGTGAGCGAGGTCAAAACGCTGAGTTAGGCGATGGTACCCTGGATGATGCTATCAATAACTTTGAGAAGAAGTTCAAGGATAAGAGCGGTTTGAAGTGGGCAGATCGCGGTGAGCAACCCAAAGCTAAAAAGTACGCCTATGTTGAGCGCTCCTACAATCCTGACTCGGAAGATGACGCCGATGATGACGATGGTGATGCAGCAGCTGGCGCAGAAGAAGAGGGAAAAAGTGCTTTGAAGCCAGCCAAGTGTACCCTGGACCAGCCTACCCAAGACCTCATGAAGCTCATATTCAATCAG ACCTACTTCGATGCGACCATGACGGCGCTCAACTATGATGCCAACAAGCTCCCACTCGGAAAGCTCAGCAAAGGCACCATTGCACGGGGTTTCCAGGCCCTCAAAGACCTGTCAGAATTGATTGATCAGCCAGGTGCATCTGAAGCTGAAATCCAACACTTGTCCAACGTCTATCTTTCTGTCATTCCACACAACTTTGGTCGCAATCGCCCGCCAGTCATCCAGACCAATGATGCCCTCAAGAAGGAGATTGAGCTTCTCGAGAGTCTATCGGACATGAAAGAGACCGCTGCAATGCTTAAGAGTCAGCTAAAGGATGATAGTGGAGTCCACCAGCTTGACAAGCAGTTCCAGGGACTTGGCATGAACGAGATGACACCCCTTGATCACAAGAGCCGCGAGTTTGTCGAGATAGACGACTACCTTAACAAATCAAAGGGAGATACTCACTCGGTCAACTATGCTGTCCAGGACATCTTCCGTATCGAGCGCAAAGGCGAGTTTGAGCGGTTCGACAAGAGCAAGTTCTCCAAGATTGCCAGCAACCGCCGCTTGCTGTGGCATGGTTCCCGAGTCACCAACTTTGGCGGTATTCTGGGCCAAGGTCTACGCATCGCGCCTCCTGAAGCTCCCGTGTCTGGGTACATGTTCGGTAAGGGTATTTATCTCGCCGACATGTCTTCCAAGTCGGCCAACTACTGCGCTTCGTACAACTCTGGAAACACAGCTCTACTTCTTCTTTGCGAAGCAGAACTGGGCAATCCCATGCACCAGCTCACAGATGCATCATACAGTGCCGGAGAGGATGCCCATAAGAATGGCATGTACAGCACGTGGGGTATGGGCATGACAGGCCCCAGGAAGTGGAAGGATGCAGGGTGCTTGAATCCCACCCTCGCTGGTTGTATGATG CCCGATGTTTCGATGCCACCAGGTCCCACCATGATTCCTAACGCGTATCTCATGTACAACGAGTACATCGCGTATGATGTGGCGCAAGTCAAGCTCCGATACCTGCTCCGCGTCCAAATGTAG
- a CDS encoding PepP, Xaa-Pro aminopeptidase, with product MEVLDATGLAERLRWEDNDYLLHLKAETSFDKYPAKQHARRVQAELGVEDGLIYLPGQPARNNEDSDMPAPFRQRRYFYYMSGCDEPDCHLMYDIRRDVLTLFIPRIKPERVIWNGRGSTPAEALAKYDIDQVHHSQDLAYIIQNWAFKHQNTGIYILHPSSRIPGCDNLMPRIDSHSLQPAMNLCRMIKDDHEIKRIRKANDISSQAHREVLANIQKYKNEAQVEGLFMDVCISRQAKQQAYDPIAASGPNAGTLHYDANNEDLAGRQLMCLDAGCEFELYASDITRTFPLSASWPSKEAENIYNLVQRMQETCIERLEPGVRYLDLHIMAHQVAIDGLLRLGILCNGTREEIYKAGTSRAFFPHGLGHHIGLEVHDVGQAELMSVRRGKPVYQQAPSLYPENFHDPVYDSETCHAPTDPQSSHLEEGMVVTVEPGIYFSVYALQHFYLPSPIHSKFINLEVLERYLPVGGVRIEDDILITANGHENLTTAPKGEAMLDMIRQGKPGTTDVLIPSPTYSRRMRSENNTPRLCAPGISKNTLRPLLTPLARAATLPTEFRQQDDFDFEPTVGPSLFSGFSRAMTTEEKIQQWKQKRDSVPVALNRPTKAKSLSPVCGENTPNVQHVYMSTASDLASFSQLSAGSGSTPVCKNCGILVQTLDRLRQNLSSSVQTSPKPMAMPTFEPIQKSPTSDQKHREMACTNSLLDKVPIGLSNCVVSPEERRRKAQSNRHHSRSKTTGEAKSRFSIRYTPTGMSPLVPSHDPHSMTRRSSPERMQPVTHAPIVPPRHLTYTTTTPQSPAEDRVISALALPRKYAEITAMEASQQAGQEKLDTQRTNLDAVQDEGRKLVIRSRHRLIPQSSMPVLMSQNPYHHHSTRSHAREVSNASNKRSIIDSQPTERRTRPERPARDYVPGDEFFTR from the exons ATGGAAGTTCTCGATGCGACAGGTCTTGCGGAGCGGTTAAGATGGGAGGACAACGACTACTTGCTGCATCTCAAGGCTGAGACTTCCTTTGATAAATATCCAG CCAAACAACATGCGCGTAGAGTGCAGGCAGAGTTGGGCGTTGAAGATGGGTTGATCTATCTTCCAGGCCAACCGGCGAGGAACAACGAAGACAGCGACATGCCAGCGCCATTTCGGCAACGGCGATACTTCTATTACATGAGCGG TTGCGATGAGCCCGACTGCCATCTCATGTATGATATCCGACGCGACGTATTAACATTGTTCATTCCGCGCATTAAGCCTGAGCGCGTCATCTGGAACGGTCGCGGTTCAACTCCAGCAGAGGCGCTTGCCAAGTACGACATTGATCAAGTCCATCACTCGCAAGACCTTGCATATATCATCCAGAATTGGGCTTTCAAGCATCAAAATACCGGCATCTACATCCTGCATCCCTCATCACGGATACCAGGCTGTGACAACCTCATGCCTCGCATCGATTCCCATTCGCTCCAGCCAGCCATGAACTTGTGCCGCATGATCAAAGACGATCACGAGATCAAACGGATCCGGAAAGCAAACGACATCAGCTCCCAGGCGCATCGAGAGGTACTGGCTAACATCCAGAAGTACAAGAACGAAGCGCAAGTTGAAGGTCTGTTTATGGACGTGTGCATATCGCGGCAGGCAAAACAACAGGCTTACGATCCCATCGCTGCATCCGGACCAAACGCCGGGACCCTGCATTATGACGCCAACAACGAAGATCTTGCAGGCCGACAATTGATGTGCCTGGACGCTGGGTGTGAGTTCGAGTTGTACGCAAGTGACATCACCCGGACATTCCCGCTTTCAGCTTCGTGGCCGAGTAAGGAAGCAGAGAACATCTACAACCTAGTGCAGCGCATGCAGGAGACATGTATTGAACGACTGGAACCTGGCGTAAGGTATCTCGATTTGCACATCATGGCTCATCAGGTCGCTATTGATGGACTGCTACGTCTGGGCATACTTTGCAATGGAACCAGGGAAGAGATCTACAAAGCTGGCACAAGTAGGGCATTCTTTCCCCACGGTCTCGGGCATCATATCGGTCTAGAGGTTCATGATGTGGGCCAGGCGGAGTTGATGAGCGTGAGAAGGGGAAAGCCAGTATACCAACAGGCACCATCGCTATACCCGGAAAACTTCCATGACCCCGTCTACGACTCCGAAACTTGTCACGCGCCTACGGATCCACAGAGTAGTCACCTCGAGGAAGGCATGGTGGTCACTGTCGAGCCTGGAATCTACTTCTCGGTCTATGCTCTACAGCACTTTTACCTCCCGTCGCCCATTCACTCCAAATTTATCAACCTTGAGGTACTAGAGCGCTATCTCCCTGTCGGCGGGGTCCGCATCGAGGATGACATCTTAATCACCGCCAACGGTCATGAGAATCTGACCACAGCACCAAAGGGTGAAGCGATGCTCGACATGATCCGACAAGGAAAGCCAGGCACGACTGACGTACTGATTCCGAGCCCAACATATTCTAGAAGGATGCGCTCTGAAAACAATACACCCCGTCTATGCGCTCCCGGTATATCCAAAAATACCCTCCGGCCTCTACTAACACCACTTGCTCGAGCGGCTACTTTGCCTACGGAGTTCCGACAGCAAGACGACTTCGACTTCGAGCCTACAGTCGGTCCATCGCTTTTCTCAGGATTCTCGCGCGCTATGACCACAGAGGAGAAGATTCAGCAGTGGAAGCAGAAGCGCGACTCGGTACCAGTGGCACTAAACCGGCCAACAAAGGCGAAGAGCCTATCACCAGTTTGTGGTGAAAACACTCCAAACGTCCAACATGTCTATATGAGCACTGCTTCCGACCTTGCCTCCTTTTCACAATTAAGTGCGGGATCCGGAAGCACTCCTGTATGCAAAAACTGTGGGATTCTCGTCCAAACTTTGGATCGACTGCGGCAAAATCTCTCATCCTCGGTCCAGACCTCCCCGAAACCAATGGCAATGCCTACCTTTGAGCCTATTCAGAAGTCTCCTACCTCAGATCAGAAGCACAGAGAGATGGCTTGTACGAATTCGCTTTTGGATAAAGTTCCTATTGGTCTATCGAATTGTGTCGTTAGCCCCGAAGAGAGGCGCCGGAAAGCCCAGTCCAATCGCCACCATTCTCGTTCAAAAACAACAGGCGAAGCAAAGTCGCGCTTCTCTATACGATATACCCCCACTGGAATGTCACCTCTAGTGCCCTCTCATGATCCACACAGCATGACTCGACGATCAAGCCCGGAGCGCATGCAGCCAGTCACTCATGCGCCAATTGTTCCACCGCGTCATTTGACCTACACGACCACCACGCCTCAGTCACCGGCCGAAGATCGCGTCATTTCAGCTTTGGCTTTACCTCGAAAATATGCTGAAATAACAGCTATGGAAGCCTCACAACAAGCAGGACAAGAAAAACTAGACACACAGCGTACAAACCTTGATGCTGTCCAGGATGAGGGTCGAAAACTCGTCATACGTTCTCGTCACCGGCTCATACCACAGTCTTCAATGCCAGTCCTCATGTCTCAGAAtccatatcaccaccatAGCACCCGATCTCACGCCAGAGAAGTGAGCAATGCCTCCAACAAAAGATCGATCATTGATAGTCAGCCGACCGAGCGCCGAACGCGACCGGAACGCCCAGCACGCGACTATGTTCCTGGAGATGAGTTTTTCACACGCTAG